A DNA window from Oculatellaceae cyanobacterium contains the following coding sequences:
- a CDS encoding dynamin family protein, whose protein sequence is MLANQKIEMGIAALLKILNTPHDLRLSEEEKKYLQPLQDFKLQINKHSKQAVIFGAFKAGKSTLINAWLGSSWLPSRSNRATGVPTHINYHRVPAAWVNYYSDGKLQNKQVISPEQIGQYILLNTSQGGSEAPEGIQSVELGLPLPLLKKQWSLIDTPGLLDNAALSEVTFKQLKEADLAIVVLLASKLLSEAEREAIQRVNTLLKGNLVVVINQIDQVDLEDRASVVEWATSFLTGVGNQLVGYPAIFTTSAKGWLKQDQPEMLESRIAFRRHMNMIFHYLLGNRVALLSRLSILEYHLQEANAFFQARFLSIQKEIQQLEVDAEENFQLRKTAFEELLEQINLELELNQLQLSTTLEQMNIDCSREAETQIGNNNPQWLTSIRSKIIEAANSYSNEVEQKFIYTLKKLNINLPSFSTDVLSICEQANIDEDFATGMAKTFGSSTVLGLSRWVAKVVSIDLSQNNLEAAKLLLQMCISKLREETKQYIEELDKAIDRYQVTNQPKLEISETLKNAYQYNLNCQKIIIWLDSCKSKTQVITEEIMDLNSQFDDLWEEFAKLVDSSFQNQRIQNIKKPQDLNYLANQAIKDVSKRWQDTNSYNYAWLEKLSREHKKISQELIDLIQSVKINQKLEKYQYLGWIEISVLVITVVLSSAIAFWGQDLQNFNNFRLSFGQFIQIAGVLCGGCYLVKAVMDYRYQKFEQYLKSAIHNNLSFYKSQAINILNKIDD, encoded by the coding sequence ATGCTAGCTAATCAAAAAATTGAGATGGGTATCGCTGCCCTTTTAAAAATCCTCAATACACCTCATGATTTGAGACTTTCTGAAGAAGAAAAAAAATATTTACAACCTTTACAAGACTTTAAACTACAAATAAATAAACATAGTAAGCAAGCTGTTATTTTTGGTGCTTTCAAAGCGGGAAAATCTACCCTAATTAATGCTTGGTTGGGTTCATCTTGGCTACCGTCTCGTAGTAATCGAGCAACAGGAGTTCCAACTCATATCAATTATCATCGTGTACCTGCTGCTTGGGTTAATTATTACTCTGATGGGAAGCTGCAAAATAAACAAGTGATTTCCCCAGAGCAGATTGGACAGTACATTCTGTTAAATACTTCTCAAGGCGGTTCTGAAGCACCTGAAGGTATTCAATCGGTTGAATTAGGTCTGCCTTTACCTCTACTAAAAAAGCAGTGGTCATTAATTGATACGCCTGGTTTATTAGATAATGCGGCACTATCAGAAGTAACATTTAAACAACTTAAAGAGGCAGATTTAGCAATAGTTGTTTTACTGGCAAGCAAACTATTATCTGAAGCTGAGAGGGAAGCAATTCAGCGAGTAAATACTTTACTCAAAGGCAATCTAGTTGTTGTCATTAATCAAATTGACCAAGTTGATTTAGAAGACAGGGCATCTGTTGTTGAATGGGCTACTAGCTTTTTGACAGGAGTGGGAAATCAATTAGTAGGTTATCCAGCTATATTTACAACTTCAGCTAAAGGTTGGTTGAAACAAGATCAGCCAGAGATGCTAGAAAGCAGGATAGCTTTCCGACGGCATATGAATATGATTTTTCATTATTTACTGGGAAACCGAGTGGCTTTACTGTCGAGATTATCTATTCTTGAATATCATTTACAGGAAGCCAATGCTTTTTTTCAAGCTCGTTTTCTTAGTATACAAAAGGAAATTCAACAGTTGGAAGTAGATGCTGAAGAAAATTTCCAACTACGAAAAACTGCCTTTGAAGAGCTACTTGAACAAATTAATTTAGAGCTAGAGTTAAATCAACTTCAATTAAGTACTACACTAGAACAAATGAATATTGATTGTTCTAGAGAAGCAGAGACTCAAATTGGCAACAATAATCCTCAATGGTTGACTTCAATCCGTAGTAAGATAATTGAAGCTGCCAATTCTTATAGCAATGAAGTAGAACAAAAATTTATTTATACATTAAAAAAGCTTAATATTAATTTGCCTTCATTCAGTACAGATGTCTTAAGTATCTGCGAACAAGCTAACATTGATGAAGATTTTGCGACTGGAATGGCTAAAACATTTGGTAGTTCCACAGTTTTGGGGCTTAGTCGTTGGGTTGCTAAAGTAGTTTCCATAGATCTAAGTCAAAATAATTTAGAGGCAGCAAAGTTGTTGCTCCAAATGTGTATCTCTAAGCTGCGGGAGGAGACAAAACAATATATTGAGGAATTAGATAAAGCTATTGATAGATATCAGGTTACTAACCAGCCTAAGTTAGAAATATCAGAAACTCTCAAAAATGCTTATCAATATAATTTAAATTGCCAAAAAATAATCATTTGGCTTGATTCTTGTAAAAGCAAAACTCAAGTAATCACAGAGGAAATTATGGATCTAAATTCGCAGTTTGATGATTTATGGGAGGAATTCGCTAAACTTGTAGATAGCAGTTTTCAAAATCAGCGTATTCAGAATATTAAAAAACCTCAAGATCTTAATTACCTAGCAAATCAAGCAATTAAGGATGTTTCTAAAAGATGGCAAGATACCAATTCTTATAATTATGCTTGGTTAGAAAAGTTAAGCCGAGAGCATAAAAAAATTAGTCAAGAACTTATTGATTTAATCCAGTCAGTAAAAATAAATCAAAAACTAGAAAAATATCAGTACTTAGGTTGGATAGAAATAAGCGTACTTGTAATAACTGTTGTTCTATCATCTGCTATAGCTTTTTGGGGGCAAGATTTACAAAATTTTAATAATTTCCGTCTTTCTTTTGGACAATTCATCCAAATTGCTGGAGTTTTATGTGGTGGCTGTTATTTAGTTAAAGCAGTTATGGATTATCGTTATCAAAAATTTGAACAATATCTGAAAAGTGCTATCCATAATAATCTAAGTTTTTATAAATCGCAGGCTATCAATATTTTAAATAAAATTGATGATTAA
- a CDS encoding dynamin family protein, with amino-acid sequence MTFSSNFQFIEPCSQQLAELGKNAERLYALNEPIPCLVSLRTYTEFLVELVTVELGIYVPEVSLIDRLRRIEAVFHAQKANIAFILEKLHTLRIDGNRAVHNSEGDSQTAAANLRIAYEMGIWYCRAFRHVESSPPAFELPKLQPDLNIPQTQDLKSTEEGYQDQLEQMRDEIERLNREAQVKKAKGSENLALSIHQAKEATDLIRAMITDTEHGNELNSSPEWSEGFDHTADLFQNAELVLRQISALIGERSSEPIELLSGESILPGLGLVNDATALIARADDIHQGVFKLIVIGEFKHGKSTLLNAMLGGKVLPVSAVPATAVITMLVAGDNQRVEIYDVGKEQPRVMSLEAFNQEFRLTPQDIETINRQGFLDRFQNIQYAKIECQHGLCSQGVRLIDSPGLAEQSTRTKVATNFFEQSQAAIFVLYAKQQLGEGEREFIKTHFKPGFIDHVFFVVNQIDLIDEDEVESVKDYFRVYLKDYFLDAVGQPDLEKCNKHLFFTNAKTAFKARQSNPVNHAELEASGVLDLEKRLEGFLTGADKVRAGLSSTFKLLVTLLYEADVRIEFEKAALEQSLADLEQRRGESEIRLQALEKKKEDIQETIRLYSEVIAAKLCSNLEQYVGDMNSLWSTEAYEYITIELFNPLNMARALVDGSAKERLKRTTSSDVQRYLEAKFRDWADKASVVVEAELEKFSVKLEAEVATFAKELSNIENLFSGELFHVSSTVEDISKNRGDKILQLAVGLAMMDFSGLVGTLMGRGNWGSFVQAAIIQAALGTFIFSMFQGPVGIVAFVFAEIVQFVMNQSRHEQEIIKSIGKKVNEELINRSSEMRFALNCRTKEAFWNLSDKLTQTLQQQIDEVRTEQERILSQKRSRTFSIDQEKLRMERIGDELVQLFNTLSKATYNKTYTLEQLKWLATGKKVLGEN; translated from the coding sequence ATGACCTTTTCCAGTAATTTCCAATTTATTGAGCCTTGCAGTCAACAGTTGGCAGAACTGGGAAAGAACGCAGAGCGACTGTATGCTCTAAACGAACCAATTCCTTGCTTAGTTTCTTTACGCACTTATACAGAGTTTCTGGTTGAATTGGTTACTGTTGAGTTGGGCATCTATGTTCCAGAAGTATCGTTAATTGATCGCCTCAGACGTATTGAAGCTGTCTTTCATGCCCAGAAAGCAAATATAGCTTTTATTCTAGAAAAACTTCATACACTACGCATAGATGGTAATCGGGCTGTTCATAACTCTGAAGGAGATAGCCAGACGGCTGCTGCTAATCTGCGGATAGCTTATGAAATGGGAATTTGGTACTGTAGAGCCTTCAGACACGTTGAGTCTAGTCCTCCTGCTTTTGAACTACCCAAACTTCAGCCTGATCTCAATATTCCACAAACTCAGGACTTGAAGTCTACCGAAGAAGGATATCAGGATCAGCTTGAACAGATGAGAGATGAAATTGAAAGATTGAATCGGGAAGCGCAGGTAAAGAAAGCAAAGGGAAGCGAAAATCTAGCATTATCAATCCATCAAGCTAAAGAAGCAACAGACTTAATTAGAGCAATGATTACAGATACAGAGCATGGAAATGAGCTAAATTCTTCTCCAGAATGGTCTGAGGGATTTGATCATACTGCCGATTTGTTCCAGAACGCAGAATTAGTTTTACGACAAATTTCTGCCTTGATTGGTGAGCGTTCCTCTGAACCAATTGAGCTTTTATCCGGTGAGAGTATTTTGCCAGGATTAGGTTTAGTAAATGATGCAACTGCTTTAATTGCTAGGGCAGACGATATACATCAGGGTGTTTTTAAGCTAATTGTGATTGGTGAATTTAAACACGGCAAAAGTACCCTTTTAAATGCCATGCTTGGCGGTAAAGTGTTACCTGTATCTGCTGTGCCAGCAACTGCAGTCATTACCATGCTAGTAGCTGGTGATAACCAGCGAGTAGAGATTTATGACGTTGGAAAAGAACAGCCTCGGGTTATGAGCTTGGAAGCCTTTAATCAGGAATTCCGCCTTACTCCACAAGATATTGAAACTATTAACAGGCAAGGGTTTTTAGACCGATTTCAAAATATTCAGTATGCCAAAATTGAGTGTCAACATGGTCTCTGTTCTCAAGGAGTTAGGCTGATAGATTCCCCAGGATTGGCTGAGCAATCCACAAGAACGAAAGTGGCAACTAACTTCTTTGAACAGTCACAAGCCGCTATATTTGTTCTTTACGCTAAACAACAGTTAGGAGAAGGCGAGAGAGAATTTATTAAGACTCACTTCAAACCTGGTTTTATAGACCACGTTTTTTTTGTTGTTAACCAGATTGATCTGATAGATGAGGACGAAGTTGAATCAGTCAAAGATTACTTCCGGGTTTATCTTAAGGACTATTTTCTAGATGCTGTTGGGCAGCCAGACTTGGAGAAGTGTAATAAACATCTCTTTTTTACCAACGCGAAAACTGCTTTTAAAGCTCGCCAGTCAAACCCGGTCAATCATGCTGAACTAGAAGCCTCTGGTGTACTAGACTTGGAAAAAAGGTTGGAAGGATTTCTCACTGGCGCTGATAAAGTTCGGGCTGGTTTGAGTTCAACTTTTAAGCTATTAGTGACCCTCCTTTATGAAGCAGATGTTCGCATTGAGTTTGAAAAGGCGGCTTTAGAGCAATCTTTGGCAGACTTAGAACAGCGCCGAGGCGAGTCTGAAATTCGATTACAGGCTTTGGAGAAAAAGAAAGAAGATATTCAAGAAACTATTCGATTATACAGTGAAGTAATTGCAGCTAAACTCTGCTCAAATTTAGAGCAGTATGTCGGAGACATGAATAGTCTTTGGAGTACCGAAGCTTACGAATATATTACAATAGAACTTTTTAATCCGCTCAATATGGCTAGAGCTTTAGTTGATGGTTCAGCCAAAGAAAGATTAAAACGAACAACTTCAAGTGATGTTCAGAGATATTTAGAAGCTAAGTTTAGAGATTGGGCTGATAAAGCCTCTGTAGTTGTAGAGGCTGAATTAGAAAAATTCTCAGTCAAATTAGAAGCTGAAGTAGCTACTTTTGCCAAAGAGTTATCCAATATCGAGAACTTATTTTCGGGGGAACTATTTCATGTTTCATCTACAGTTGAAGATATTTCTAAAAATCGGGGAGATAAAATTCTTCAACTGGCTGTCGGTTTAGCCATGATGGATTTTAGTGGGCTGGTTGGTACTCTTATGGGTAGAGGTAATTGGGGTAGTTTCGTCCAAGCTGCAATTATTCAGGCAGCATTGGGTACTTTTATTTTCTCAATGTTTCAGGGGCCTGTAGGTATTGTAGCTTTTGTATTTGCCGAAATTGTCCAATTTGTAATGAACCAAAGTCGGCATGAACAAGAAATTATAAAAAGTATCGGCAAAAAAGTAAATGAAGAACTGATTAATCGCTCGTCGGAAATGCGGTTTGCTCTAAATTGTAGAACTAAAGAAGCTTTCTGGAACCTTTCAGATAAGCTTACACAAACCTTACAGCAACAAATTGATGAGGTGAGAACTGAACAAGAGAGGATTTTAAGTCAAAAGCGTAGCCGGACATTTTCTATAGATCAAGAAAAACTTCGCATGGAACGAATTGGAGATGAACTTGTTCAACTCTTTAATACTCTAAGTAAGGCAACCTACAATAAAACATATACTTTAGAACAGCTTAAGTGGCTAGCTACAGGTAAAAAAGTGTTGGGTGAAAACTAG